CCGGGCGGCGGtccggtggaggcggtggcggtggccgcgccctcccctccgctagatccagccggagaggaggcgacggaggcggcaCAGCGGCTGGCAGCGGAGCTCAGCGGAGGCGGCAGCagtggctggcggcggccgcgccctcccctccgctggatCCGGATGGAAGGGAGGCGATGGACGTCGGGGACGGTCGGGCGGCGgtccggcggaggcggtggcgccagTAGCACCCGATGGATTTTTGGATGATTTTGTAGTTCTTTTAGGTGTTTTTGTGAtctgtggatgattttgtttctGAATATGTTTCGATCTGTGATTTGTGAGGGTTTGGGGATGGCGCAATGACTACGATTGTGAGTTCCGGCTTGATTCGAGccagctctttttttttggctcgtgcAAACCTATAGGTGCCGGCTCTATTTtagtataggtgccggttgtttTTATTCGTGCCGACCAATAGGTGTCGGttggaaaaccggcacctataggcgGTTCCCAACCGGCATCTATCATGGCTCTTGTACTAGTGGTATAGGCTAACTGCAGTTAATTACTCGGTGGTTTCGTTATTTGTCCTAACCATGGACCATTGGGTCTCCATCGCCATGTCACTGTCTCATATCTAATTGGCATCTTATGGATTTATGATGCTGAGATATGTGAACTTCCGTGTAAACTCTCGATGGATCGATGTGAAAGCTTCAAGGTTTTGAGCAATAGATTATCTAAGATATAATGGCCGAGCTGATTCATTCAGAGTCTCAAAATTAAATGTTTACTTGGCCTATTAGGCCACCACATCAATATGAAATGAATCTATGCGTAGACAATGCAAGTCAGTACAAAAGCACATGAAAATTTTGGACAGAAGTTAAAATTGTACTACCTCTTTCTCAAAATTAATATAACAACTTTAGTTATGATTTTGGACATAAGATATACGATCAAAACTCATTATatttttgagatggaggtaTAGTATGATTTACTGTTAAACCAAGAATTAATTCATTAAACACGGTGCACAGTGCACACAGTCACACAGATAAGAGTACGTACTGATATCGACTTGATTGTCATTTAATTTACATACCGCTGAAAAGATCATTTACGCTGATTAAACATGCACTTCATTGTGTAATTAGGGgttttattatattaattagAGAGTAGAAATTGGCGAGACCTCCTTAATTATGGCGATCCGTATAACAGCCCATATATATGGCACGATCGCAGGCCGTCTGTCAGAGCCCAAAATTAGTAATGGGCCGTAATTTTAAATGGCGATATGCTAATTCCCTCTCTTCAATACCGTACCTACGTACACTTCATCACTGAAGAAATTAAGGAAATAAAGAATGCTTACCAAAACTTAAAACGGAAAATTAAATGTTGACCTCCGATGTTTAGATCATGGTGACAAGcgcctcatcttttcacttatgcttatgcttattagctaaaatttaaatttttaacattaaatttggagctgattttgatttttttcatcgaagtttatttttcagcctttgcttttaggtcgctaaaaacacgtatatgaatgttttatttacaaattatgtttcgtttgcaaatatgttatttggTTTATTCCTTGTGTAGTCCACGCATATGTGTGTGTTATGTGGAGGATTATGGCTGTGTTCGCTGTAGCATGTTCCCAACTAGAACaatgcgcacggaaaacggaacggtTCATTAgcagcgcgtgattaattaagtattagctaattttttttaagaatggatcaatataatttttttaaggaactTTTGTacagaaactttttgtaaaaaaaacacatcgtttagcagtttgaaaagcgtacgggTGAAAAACGAGCTAGATGAGTTGGAAAACCTAGGTAAGAAAACAGCCTATATGTGCTCGTGCTCCACGAAACACGAAAACGAAAACATGTCCATGTATTTCCTTGTAGGATTGCAATATGATTTTAGTATAAATTAAAATACTATAAGGTTGTTGCAAAACTCATAGATTTCAAAATTGATTGGTATCGTATCCAAGAAATTAAGTGTCCTCTCTATAATTGTTTTTCGATCAATAGTTTTGGGGACAAATGTGTGGTGCGGTAAGTCAGTAGCACCATTCcttatttactccctccgtcttataatataagagattttgggtggatgtgatatatcctagacaacgaatttggatagaccaggacggagggagtagtatttacaCCCCCtaaatctttaaaaaattaatccaAGTATACAAAATAAACCAAGTATATGTGGTCACCTATTTCACTTACACGTTAAACTTATTAGATAAAAGGGGCAATAGCAGATTGATGCTTTCTAATCTAATAAATaatgtgtgttttttgtaaaaaggtTTTTATATAGCATTTTTTAAACAATCatataatccatattttaagttcaatatgattaatacttaattaattatgtgcgcTCATGGATCACATTGTTTTACCTAACTGGTCAATTTTCTCCTTTTATCTCCTCTCAAGCATATAACACAATTAACATTTAAAGTTAAACTAGTAAAATACCCAAAACCCTCTCAACCATCCACGAGGAGACATAAATAGCACACTCAAAACCGCAATACCTTAGGAAGGGAATGTTTGGTGGAGATTGAACTCCTAAATTTAGGTTCAAGAGTTGGGactagagtggagttgtggagcaacATAAATCCAGcttcacctctctagttcattttgtgagagagatcCACCCAACTCCTCCCTCATTTCAGGTAGAGCTAAGGACCTGTTTAGCACATAGCTGGAGCTCagctaaacagtttcagctccacctaaaatggaaGCGGAGCTGAgtgaagctctctcacaaaataaactagagagatgTGAAGGTGGATTTAGATAACTCCATAACTTCACTACAGACCTAATTTCTAAAGCTAAAGTTAGGAGTTAGAGCTCTACTAAACAAACCCTAAAACAGTTGGACTAAGAAACGCttgaagaaaggaaaaaaaactgcaaTATCTTATTTCTCTTGTCACCTTCACCAATTTTCTTTCCCCGTTGGTTTGCCACCtcgccaacaaaaaaaaaaaaaaaaaaaaaaaaaaaaaaaaaaaaaaacagaacccTCTCACGTGTGGATCCACCGTTGGATTGGAACGGAACCCCCTCGCGACTCCGCCAGCCGTTACCTCGTCCTCGACACGCCATCCTTTTCCTCCCCCTTCGCTTCGCTTCGCTTCTTCCTCCCCCACGTACAAaaccccccctctccccctcgcGCTGCCACGTatcgctctccctcctctctctctcttcgccgcgcggcggaggcgttcGTCGCGAGCTGTCGGCTTCCCTCCTCGCGCCCGCGGCGGCTGTGGCCATGGAGGTCCCCatctctggcggcggcggaggggagaggTTCTGCCACGCGGCGCAGGTGGTGGGGGCGGACGGGGAGATGGACGGGGAGGCGATGGCGCGGttcgcggcgggggcggggctcCTGGGCCGTGGCCTCTCCTACGCCGTCGTCTCCATCGTCGGGCCCCAGGGCAGCGGTGAGAGAACCttaccccctccctccctcctcctcctcctcctcctcctcctcccacgatCACCAGTTCACCACCCCTCCATCTCCATGTAGAGAGCAGAGTAGTCTGTTAATACTTGATGCTTGTTGTGTGGTTGATGGGATATCGAGATTGGATGACGCTAGTAGCATATTCTGTTGCGgaagtgtttttattttttttttgcaccgaTTTTTTACTGGACATGTTTGTTTTGGTGATTTGGATAATAATATGGTAGTTGAAATTGATGTCGGGAACATCTCTGATGCTGATGCTTTGCCTTGTTACTCTGGCTAGGGAAAAGCACCCTGCTCAACCAACTCTTCGGGACAAGCTTCACGGAGATGGATGCCTTGAAAGGGAGGTAAACATTTACATTGCTGCTGCCCACCGAAATGCATGCGCGCTGCTTTTCTTGTTTGCTCTTCGATTGCATTCAATCGGTTGTCTCACATTTGGAGCTAAGATGATGGATTCTGTTCctgttttgtttgtttggttgttGTCAGGAGCCAGACTACCAAGGGAATTTGGATTGCCAAGGCTGTAGGCATTGAGCCGTTTACTGTTGTAATGGATTTGGAGGGCACGGACGGCAGGGAAAGAGGAGAGGTTGAGTGTTATGTGCTTTTATTATAATAATGTTTATACGAATAAAAAACCTTCCATACCATGTTTCCTTTTGTAAGATTCTGAGTACAACTCTTCCATGCCATTTCTAACTGCgtaaaatatttgatgttttatctTGTGGTAATTAGTAGCAGTAGTCCTGTGTACCTGAGTATTTAGGCTGTGGAAAACAAAAGGTTGCTTTTCTAGTACTTGCTTTATCCACATGTGGCGTTGTCTCCCTTAATAAGTTTTTTGCTAGGACCTTAGGGCCTTATTTCCAAAATAGTTGCCATGTAGTGGGTGTCATTAGAACTCGGCCTGCAATGAGCTGTAAATGCTGTTATTGTTGTTGTAGTACAATTACTTAATCACCCTGTACAGCTGATTCATGGGAGCATCTATTAGAAATGCAAGGAAGTCATGCATTCATACTAATTCTCTACGCATTCCTGTTCAATACTTTTAGCTGTGATTTCTAGCATCAACTCTGAATATCTGCCGCTGTCATTTTTACAGTAAATTGTGACATCTCTTTTGTTAAAGTGATGCTCTATATCTTTCACTTTCAGTCTATCAATCTCTGTGAACCGTTCATTTGTGAAGCTACATCGCATTCGGTCCTCATCCAAATTCCATCTGTTATGCTTGCAGGATGATACAGCCTTCGAGAAGCAGAGTGCCCTTTTTGCTCTGGCAGTGTCAGATATTGTTATGATAAATTTGTAAGTTTCTATATCGTTTGATACTTCATTATTGGCGAATGTAACGTTAATGAGTCGGGAGAACTTCATTTTGCTTTTCTCAACCTTCTTATGTGGCTTGGTGAATATGCCTTTTATAGGTGGTGTCATGATATAGGACGAGAACATGCAGCTAATAGGCCTCTGTTGAAAACAATATTTGAGGTAGCATCCGTCTCAGTGACACTAATCATGACTTTTGTCTCAGTTACATATTTTAATCTATTCGTTTTTCTCTTTCTATTTGAGGTATTGATGCGTTTATTCAGCCCACGCAAAACAACGTTGCTACTTGTTATTCGCGATAAAACCAAGGTTTGGACAGTCTCAGAGAAAACcaaataaaatttacaaaatatGTTCCTCCCATTTCTTGGGCAGACATCCTTAACTggtatgagtttttttttttattgtctcTGCAGACTCCACTAGAGTATCTAACCCAAGCTCTGAAGGAGGATATCCAGAAGGTGTTTATGTCTTATGTTTTGCTCAGCTGCCTTTCCTCATTGCCACACTAAAGGTTTTACCACTTCTTCTGTTCTTACAGATATGGAATGCTGTTCGCAAACCAGAAGTTTACAAGGAAGCTGCACTAAGTGAATTCTTCAATGTCAGTGCTTAGGTTTTCTGAAGTGGAAGTTGCATATATAAactgatttatatatatatattgttatataAAGGTGGAGGTTACTGCTCTGTCAAGTTacgaagagaaagaaaatctatttaAGGAGCAGGTAAAATACTTATTTTTTATCCTGTACCACAGAATGTTCTTTCTACTAATTGCATAATCGCATTCACCGCAGAATGAAACTTACAACTTGCAAGCGAGTCACTTCAATGGAGACATATTGTATTGTTACTTACTTCTATTGCTACAGGTTGGGCAACTCAGGCAGAGATTTATTCATTCAATCGCTCCAGGTGGTCTAGCAGCTGATAGAAGAGGTGTGATTCCTGCTTCAGGTTTTTGTCTTAGTGCACTCCAGATCTGGAAAGTAATACGGGAAAACAAGGATCTCAACCTTCCCGCTCACAAGGTTTTTTGTgcctttttggtgcttttgattGTGAACAACTAAATACTTGCATTATAATCATTACCAATTCACCACTCCATGAACTTAGTTGCAaatcatatattatattttatctgtTCCATATATTCTGTAGATCATGGTTGCTACTGTTCGGTGTGAAGAGATTGCGGATGAAAAGCTCAAAAGTTTCATATCTGATAAGGTAGCGTGTTCTCATTGTTGTATCTatacattattttatttaattggtaCCATGAGAATTAACTGTTCATCTCTGCAGGGCTGGTTGGAGCTAGAAACAGCTGCAAATTCTGGTCTAGTACCAGGCTTTGGAAAGAAGCTTAATGCTATTCTTGATTTTTATCTATCTGAGTGAGTGATATGACTAATTATCCTTACAATGTTTTCAAGTATTAAAGTGTTTCTGTTCTTGCTTAACATGTCCATTGACCTGTTAGTTTTATTTTCTGCTATCTATGACTAATTATCCTATCTGCAGCATGTCCATTGACAATGTATATTTTAATGGTAATCTGAAAGAATGGATATTCCTTTGTTGTTCTTATTTATGTTTCTTCTTCCAATGGTTTTggagttttctttttctagtaAATAGACTATGTTTGGGGTCATGGATGCCACAAAGtaaaaatatagagttcttagATTGCACATGTAACAAatgttcatttatttttattcggAGTTCTGACAGTCTTAACTTAACATTTTCCTGCAGGTATGACACAGAAGCCATGTACTTTGATGAGGATGTGAGAACCGCTAAACGCCAACAGTTAGAATCTGAAATCCTAAAAGTGAGTTACTCATTTCTATGTTACTAATTCCAGTTATGGCTTAGAGAAAGTAGTTTAACCAGATGATGGTGTTTGGTTATGAAGATTACACTAGTCAATGTAGgaaaatgtttgtttttcttaatAATTCTTGCTTGTTCATGACATTTCAAATAATGGATTGCTAATATGCACACATACATTCGAAGAAAGGTCCTATAAATATTTTAGGCACTCTGGATAATTACAGTGATAAttgcatatatgactattataatataaaaaattggCTCTTACTAATTAGAGAGGATGACATCTGTCAGAAAAATGTAAATCGACTGTTTTATTTGTCCTTATTTGATCAACTGGTCTCATAAATCTTGGGTTTTGCAGCACACATATGATGCTTTCAAGAAAATGTTAGAACACCTGCATCATGTGGTTCTGAACAAATTCAAAAGTGATCTAGAACAATCATTAAGGAGCGGTGAGGGATTTGCAGCATCAGCTCGTTATTGTGTGCAGTCATCAATGGCGGAATTTGATGCTGGATTGAGAGGTAAACAAACCACGACTAAGATTTATTGGGACTAAAATATTTAGCCATTTGTCAAATGTGACATGCATGCTGACCTCTTTCTGCTGTCATTTTTTTGTCCTGCAAATCCAATGCTGCAAAAGCCAAATCTCCATAGTTTGGTGCTCATTTGATAGTTTTATTGTCAATGAATGTCTAAACCATACGTCGACTAGTACTATGAGCCTTTGCTTCTTCATCTTGTTTTAAGCCTCTTGTGCTTGCTCCTGCCAACCATATTGTGTATGTTTTTCAAATAATAGTTTATTCATTCAGATTATACTAGAAATACGGCAATGTTCAACATAAGTAAATTCCTAGTAGTTTGAAGTAATGTGATTTGAAACTCATCATTCCTTAAATCTTTGGTTTACGATACATGACATCAAGTCCCTCCATTGTCATGCAGATGCTTTGGTTAAGCATGCAGAGTGGGACACTACAAAAGTTAGGAGCAAACTGGAGCAGCATATAGAAGCTCATGCAACATCTGTTCGGGGTACAAAACTGGCTGAACTAAAGGCTAATTATGAGGTTATTTTTCATACTCAGTGCACGGTTTATTATTGCAATTTCAGCATGTTCCTAGAATTCCCCATTTCATGAGTTCTTACGgtggatttttaaaaaaaccatccTCATGCTTGGACCTTTTGTTGCCGCAATGTTCAGAAAAAACTCTTGGATACACTTGCTGGACCTGTACAGTCAATCTTGGAAACTGGTGAAAAGGACTCTTGGGCATGTATTAGAAGACTTTACAGGCATGCGACTGAAAGTGCTATTTTGGCATTCTCAGCTTCCCTCTCCGAGTTTGAACTAGACCAGACAACTATCCGTAAGATGGTCATGGAATTAAGAGAACATGCAAGAAGTATAGTAGAAGAGAAAGCTAGAGAAGAAGCTGGGAACGTTCTGATGCGTATGAAAGAAAGGTAGAATCGCTACTATTATTTTTGGAGGAAAACTTAGCAAACATATCTTGACTTTTCAGGGATCACACTTACCATTTTTGGAACATTTATCTTATCTCTACCTGTTTAATTGGACTCTAGGTTTTCCACTGTGTTGAGCCGTGATAAGGATTCCATGCCTAGGACATGGAAAGGAAATGAAGATATACGTGCAATCACTAGAGAAGCACGCTTAGCGGTATATTCTTTCCTGTTGATCAATATTGCACTCATTTATCCTGATCTATGCTGTAGAAACATGATCTATGTATCACCTTCCCACTGCAGGCTTTAAGACTTATGTCGGTAATGGCAGCTGTACGTTTGGACGATAAACCAGATAAAATAGATCGGGCTCTAACGACTGCTCTTTTAGATGGAGGACCGCTTTCACAGAAAAGGAGTATTGAATTCACATCTGATCCTCTTGCTTCAAGCACATGGGAGGAGGTGCTGACACTTAGATTTAGAAATTTATGATTTAGAAGGGCAAATGTGATGAATAAGTCGTAACATTTTTAAGTCTGTACAGGTGTCACAAAAGAATACGCTGATCACACCAGTGCAGTGTAAATCCATCTGGAGGCAATTCAATGCAGAGACAGAGTATGCTGTTGCACAAGCAATTTCTATGCAGGTATATTTCTGGGCCATTTCTGTTCAAGTGGGCCATTTCTGCTCAAGTGCTTATCCAGTATATTGCATAACACTGATTTATTTTATCAAATGGATAGGTAAAACATAACTGAATTTGTTGTTTTCTTATTATGAAGAGTGAACCA
The nucleotide sequence above comes from Oryza glaberrima chromosome 11, OglaRS2, whole genome shotgun sequence. Encoded proteins:
- the LOC127755405 gene encoding protein ROOT HAIR DEFECTIVE 3 homolog 2; its protein translation is MEVPISGGGGGERFCHAAQVVGADGEMDGEAMARFAAGAGLLGRGLSYAVVSIVGPQGSGKSTLLNQLFGTSFTEMDALKGRSQTTKGIWIAKAVGIEPFTVVMDLEGTDGRERGEDDTAFEKQSALFALAVSDIVMINLWCHDIGREHAANRPLLKTIFEVLMRLFSPRKTTLLLVIRDKTKTPLEYLTQALKEDIQKIWNAVRKPEVYKEAALSEFFNVEVTALSSYEEKENLFKEQVGQLRQRFIHSIAPGGLAADRRGVIPASGFCLSALQIWKVIRENKDLNLPAHKIMVATVRCEEIADEKLKSFISDKGWLELETAANSGLVPGFGKKLNAILDFYLSEYDTEAMYFDEDVRTAKRQQLESEILKHTYDAFKKMLEHLHHVVLNKFKSDLEQSLRSGEGFAASARYCVQSSMAEFDAGLRDALVKHAEWDTTKVRSKLEQHIEAHATSVRGTKLAELKANYEKKLLDTLAGPVQSILETGEKDSWACIRRLYRHATESAILAFSASLSEFELDQTTIRKMVMELREHARSIVEEKAREEAGNVLMRMKERFSTVLSRDKDSMPRTWKGNEDIRAITREARLAALRLMSVMAAVRLDDKPDKIDRALTTALLDGGPLSQKRSIEFTSDPLASSTWEEVSQKNTLITPVQCKSIWRQFNAETEYAVAQAISMQEAHRRSNNWLPPAWTVLLLAILGYNEFIFLLRNPLYLLGLFVAFVVSYAAWLQYDITAYFRHGTLSGLLTITSGFLPTIMDIITAVINMSHNQKSSSHPPRHRPPLHPQSFRNQAQQQSQAQVQYQAPSSLSSSSSVGSNSDDES